In Allocoleopsis franciscana PCC 7113, the genomic window TGAGGGAGGCTCGGAAGTTGGGATTGATGGATGCGGAAAGCTACGCAATTGCTGTGGAGCTGCCTAGTATTAAGTCCAGTAAAAAGCTTAGAGGCAGAGCATTAAGCCAACATGAAATTACCGCATTGATGGATGTTTGCACCCTAGACCCCACACCGCAAGGGGTTAGAGACGCGGCCCTCATTGCCATCCTGCGCGGTGCTGGCCTCAGGCGGGCTGAGGTGGTGAAGCTGGAGTTAAAGGACTTTAACGCGAGTACTAGTGCCGTAGAGGTTAGGGGTGGCAAAGGGGATAAGGATAGGACGGTGTATTTGCCAACTGGTGCGATCGCTTTTGTGGAAGATTGGTTGACTCTCCGAGGTCGGCGACCGGGAGCGCTGCTGTGTCCCATCCGTAAGGGGGGAGAGATTGAGTACAGGAACATGACCCCCCAGGCGGTGCTGCTGATTTTACAAAAACGTGCTCAGGAAGCGGGGGTGGACTCATTTTCACCTCATGACTTTCGTAGGACGT contains:
- a CDS encoding tyrosine-type recombinase/integrase, which produces MRPTLTSSLKLSTPMPLTLHPAQVYLRSLSAGSRPTMRQSLDAIASVLTNGECDADTLNWASLRYQHTAAVQAVLVEKHSKATAKKMMCALKRVLREARKLGLMDAESYAIAVELPSIKSSKKLRGRALSQHEITALMDVCTLDPTPQGVRDAALIAILRGAGLRRAEVVKLELKDFNASTSAVEVRGGKGDKDRTVYLPTGAIAFVEDWLTLRGRRPGALLCPIRKGGEIEYRNMTPQAVLLILQKRAQEAGVDSFSPHDFRRTFCSDLLDAGVDIVTVSKLAGHASPVTTAKYDRRGEEVKRRAVQSLSIRKS